Part of the Desulfurellaceae bacterium genome, ATAGGGATCGGCCTCGAACTGGCCCTGGCCTGCGACCTGCGCCTGGCAAAAGCCGGCGTGCAGTTCGGTCTGCCACAGCTGGCTGAGGGACTGATCCCGTTCTGCGGCGGCACCCAGCGCCTGCCCCGTATCATCGGCCAGGCCAGGGCGCTGGAGCTGATTCTGACCGGCAAGCGGCTCGACGCGGACCAAGCCCAACAGATCGGTCTGGTGACAGAGGCCATCGAACCGGAGCGGTTTGCCGCCCGGGTTGACGAGGTCCTGACCGGTCTGCTGGACAAGGGACCGCTTGCCCTGCGCCTCGGCAAAGAGGCGGTGCTCAAGGCCATGGATCTCAGCCTGGAGCAGGGCACCCGCCTGGAGGAAGACCTGTACGTCCTGCTCCAGACGACCCAGGATCGGGCTGAGGGTGTCGCGGCTTTCTTGGCAAAACGCAAGCCGGTCTTTACGGGGAACTAAAAACCCCGCACAATGCGTCAGATATTCTTGATAGGAGGGTAGTGCGATGCAACTCGGAAAAATGTACCTGTGCGGAAAGTGTGGCGCTCAGATCATTGTCACCAAAGGCGGAGACGGCGCCGTAAAATGCTGCGGGGAAGAAATGCAGAAGAAATAATTCTGCCCCGCACTGTCTCTTTGGTGTTCGGCCTGTTGCCGCAAGCACCGTCCAAGGCCCAGCGCTCGGACCGAGCGACCGGGCCTTTTTTGTGTTTTACCCGGCCCGCCAGAAAGTCGGCTTGCAGCAGCTTGGCTTGATCGGTATCATGGCGCGCAAAAG contains:
- a CDS encoding enoyl-CoA hydratase/isomerase family protein; amino-acid sequence: MSDLSYTTHGRYARLTLNRPDKGNRLTPAMAQELAAACEAVEDDDAVELLLLTGQGGAFCTGLECSPPATAHGIRQQFGPLTCVERLAALTKPTIAMLNGDAIGIGLELALACDLRLAKAGVQFGLPQLAEGLIPFCGGTQRLPRIIGQARALELILTGKRLDADQAQQIGLVTEAIEPERFAARVDEVLTGLLDKGPLALRLGKEAVLKAMDLSLEQGTRLEEDLYVLLQTTQDRAEGVAAFLAKRKPVFTGN